A genomic window from Halomonas sp. LR3S48 includes:
- a CDS encoding DUF368 domain-containing protein gives MKRQFSVFLKGAGMGAADAVPGVSGGTIAFITGIYEELIHTIKQFGPSAFSAWRRGGLAGLFAHLNLAFAIPLLLGIGASLVSVAHLVVWLMDDYPLLLNGFFFGLVAASAIVVGRHPADWKLWHLIPLVVGLLLAHGLPSLMPLVTQLGNPSLVLVIGGAIAISALLLPGVSGSFLLLTMGLYGTVMQGIRSFDLALLSTFAVGCLIGLFGFSRLLSWLLRHYHTATLQLLVGFIVGSLPVLWPWRELVRYQLGPEGQVIPLDYRYLMPGDYANLTGEPGLLVPVVVAMLVGAALVLALSHHSGGSAPGKAGNGSHTSSDKEEGSNA, from the coding sequence TTGAAGCGACAATTCAGTGTCTTCCTCAAGGGCGCCGGCATGGGGGCGGCCGATGCCGTGCCCGGGGTTTCCGGCGGTACCATTGCCTTCATCACGGGCATCTACGAGGAACTCATTCATACCATCAAGCAGTTTGGCCCCAGCGCGTTCTCAGCCTGGCGCCGCGGCGGCCTGGCGGGGCTCTTCGCCCACCTCAACCTGGCCTTTGCGATACCGCTGCTGCTCGGTATCGGAGCCAGCCTGGTCAGCGTGGCGCATCTGGTCGTCTGGCTCATGGACGATTACCCACTGCTGCTCAACGGCTTTTTCTTCGGCCTGGTAGCGGCCTCGGCCATCGTGGTGGGCCGTCACCCGGCAGACTGGAAGCTGTGGCACCTGATTCCACTGGTAGTGGGTCTGTTACTGGCGCATGGACTGCCATCGCTGATGCCACTGGTCACCCAACTGGGCAACCCATCGCTGGTATTGGTCATCGGCGGCGCGATTGCCATCAGCGCCTTGCTGCTGCCAGGTGTTTCCGGCAGTTTCCTGTTGCTGACCATGGGGCTCTACGGCACCGTGATGCAGGGGATTCGCAGCTTCGACCTGGCGCTGCTCTCGACCTTCGCAGTGGGCTGCCTGATTGGCCTGTTCGGCTTCTCGCGGCTGCTCTCCTGGCTGCTGCGTCACTATCACACTGCGACCCTGCAGCTGCTGGTCGGCTTCATCGTCGGCTCGTTGCCGGTACTGTGGCCTTGGCGCGAGCTGGTACGCTATCAGCTCGGTCCCGAGGGACAGGTGATCCCGCTCGATTACCGCTACCTGATGCCCGGGGACTACGCCAACCTGACCGGGGAGCCCGGCCTGCTGGTGCCCGTGGTGGTCGCCATGCTGGTCGGGGCGGCTCTGGTACTGGCACTGAGCCACCATTCGGGGGGCAGCGCACCCGGCAAGGCAGGGAACGGCTCTCACACATCGTCTGACAAGGAGGAGGGCTCCAATGCGTAA